Part of the Ficedula albicollis isolate OC2 chromosome 24, FicAlb1.5, whole genome shotgun sequence genome is shown below.
ACCCCCTCAACCAGAGCCACCCAGCCCCGTGCTGACCCCTCACCGTTGTAGTATCTCTCAGTGGACCCCAAGCAACcggcagcactggctgtgctgccaccatGCCACGCATCCACCAGCCAGGGGGGGCAACcggcagcactggctgtgctgccaccctGCCACGCATCCACCAGCCACGGGTAAGCAGTGCCGGCAGCTGCCCTGCAAGGGGATGGGGTGAAGGAATGCTGGTGGTCAGCCCTGGGGCTCCCGGGGGGCAGGGGATGTCGGGGAGGGTTACCTGGGGTTGCTGcgcactggagcagggaaggagactGTGGAAAGAGATGGGGGTGAGGGCAGCGAGAGGCCGAACTGGGACCCCGCAGCACTTACGGGCTTACCGGTGGGTGTGTAGGCAAAGGATGCTGTAAAGAGAGGGACGGTGGGTGTGGGGTTCTTTGGCTGAGGGGTGAGGGGTCCCAGGGGTAGCATCGCCCTGTACCAGTGAAGTGGCTGAGCTCCTTCTTCCTCCGGCGGCGGCTGTAGAGCCAAGCAGCAAAGGCAGCGAGGATGACCCAGCAAGCACCGCCAACACCGGCAATGAAGGCTGGCTGCCTGGCTACCTCTGCTAACTGCTCAGCCAAGCTGCTCCCGCCGGCTGGCGCCGCATCTCTCTCCACAAGGGGGGCTGCAAGTGACACGGGGAAGAGGGACACACCGGCGGGGTGCCAAGGTGCCACCCCCAGCACTGCGATGGATGACTCCATCATGCCCCACCCACGGGTGCGAGTTGTGACAGTGAGGGACTCACCGATGTGGATGGCGACAGGGGCACTGCGGGCACCCACACCAGCACTGGTGGCAGCAGCAACTTCAGCGCGGTAAGGGACCCCGGGGACTAgtccctgcagcactgtggcCAGCACCGTCCCCTCCACGCTCTGGTTGATGTGGAAGCGGCTCTCATTGCCCAAGCACCAAATCTGGTGGGgaccaggaggaaaaaagatggGGAACACCCATAAGGATGCCGTGACACGGTGTCAGGAGTGGAACAGAGCGGACCTGCCACGTCCCTGCTGCCGTCCAGGCTTACCCGGTAATCACGGATGACACCATTCTGCTCTGCCAGAGGTGGTGGCTGCCATGAGATGCGGACACTGGTGCCATTCCCAGCCACACTGACAGCTCGCGGCGGGGCGCTGGGGGCTGCCGGGGGAGGACACACGGGGTGTCACCTccaggctgtccctggggagccgcaccctgcatccctgcactcACCCGCCTCAGGGGTGCGCAGAGCTCGCACCGCGCTGTCGGGACCATGGAGGTGATGAAAATAGGGTCGGACCTTGACCTCGTAGTCGTGGCCCCGGCGCAGCTCGGTGAGCAGGGCCCCCCGCTCCCCCGGCGCCCACACCGCCCGTGCCTCCTCCCAGCGCCCGCCGCGCTGCCGGTACAGCACCCGGTAGCCCTGGAGGAAGGGTGCCTGGTGCTCCACCTGAGGACCcgagggaagggagggatggggggacGATCGACACTGGGAGCCCTGTACCAGTAGGGAGGCTCAGCACTCACGGTCCAGGAGAGATGGACAGTGCCCAGTGGCAGCACCACAGGCTCCTTCAGGTGCACAGCCACTcgtgccagctcctgctgcacctgctcAGGATCCAGCCCTTGCTGCATGGGGTTGGTGTCTGCTGGAAACATGAGACGGTGGAGGGTCCATGCATATCTCCACTGGTGTCACCAAGGGAAGGAGCCGTGGTGACAGCACATACCCACGGCAGGTCCATGGGAAACTCCTTTGGCATCACTGGGCAAGGATGGACCCAAAGATTTTGGGTGCATGGGCACCTCCATTGGTGCCACCAAGTGGAGATGGACCCAAGAAGGGTGGGGGGTTTGTGACAGCtgcactgtcactgctgggtCTCACCTCGGGTGCGCACAGGCTCCGAGGCGCCGCTGGGGTCGCTGAGCCCGTGGGCGTTGACCGCCCGCACCAAGAACAGGTAGACAGTGTCAGGGACAAGGCCGGTCACTGTGTGGGTCTCACCCTCCACATCGGCTGCCACTGTCTGCCACGGGCCACCCGCCGCCTGGCTGCCGGGGGACAGGGGTGACTCGTGACAGGGTGGTGCCAGGCCaccacatcatccctgcagccacagaacaGGCTTGTGTGATACCTGAAAGCCTCCACTATGTAAGAGGTGACATCGGTGGCACCACTGTCCTCgttccctttccagctcagggtTACACTGCTTTTGGTAACATTGGTGACCACAGGGGTGGAGGGTGGCCCAGGGAGGAGACCGGgtgcaggggaaggcagggagaggtTGGATTCATCACCTGCAGGGAGATGCATGGAGGTCTGGAGTGGCTTTGTCCCCAGTGCCACGGTCTCCCCGCTGCAGTGACATCTCCATGACCCACCTTGTACCTCCAAGGAGATGCCCCAGCGTGTCTCgcctgctgggctggtggcCACACACTCATAGAGCCCGGAGTCTCTCACCTGCAGGGGGAAGAGCTCCTGCCCCATCACCCTGAGCACCCATCACCTCGGCACCCACCACCCTGAGCACCCAGCACGCTTTGCACCCAccaccctgagccccagcactgcttgtACCCACCACCAGGAGTATCCATCTCCCtttgctccagcccctgccccccTCCCTGCCGTGCCCCACGGTGCCCCTGCCGGGGCCGGCTCACCCGGAGGCCGGTGATCTGCAGGGTGCCGTTCTCCAGCAGGCTGGCGCGGGGCTGGACACCTACCAGGGCACTGCCATCCTTCAGCCACCCCACGCTGCCTGGGGGGTCATGGGCCCCCGCCCCACAAGGCAGCCGCACCGTGGCCCCCCCTGGCAGCACTGTGTGGTTAGTGGGGAGCAGGCTGATCACCGCTGGGTGGAGTTCAGTGGGTGCTACAGGGACCAAATCAGGAGTGTTGGGTGCTGGGCCGGGTGTCACTCATACACTGAATGTGCCAGCTCTCCACTGGCACTGGACTTACCCCCTGTCACCTCCAGGcctgccctggccatggcacTGCCGGCCACGCTGATAGCCTGGCACAGGTAGTGGCCAGCGTCACTGGGCCGGACGTTGACGATGGTCAAAGCACCACTGGGGCTCACCCAAACACGGCCAGAAGGGACTGGGGGCTGGCCCGGGAACAGCAGGGTCTGAGAGGGAGGGGGATTAGTGGGGGGAtgagggaggcagaggatgAGAAGTaggagatgagatgagatgaggaCAGGGTTAGGggtggggtggggatgggatgggatgggatgggatgggatgggatgggatgggatgggatgggatgggatgggatgggatgggatgggatgggatgggatgggatgggatgggatgggatgggatgggatgggatgggatgggatgggatgggatgggatgggatgggatgggatgggatgggatgggatgggatgggatgggatgggatgggatgggatgggatgggatgggatgggatgggatgggatgggatgggatgggatgggatgggatgggatgggatgggatgggatgggatgggatgggatgggatgggatgggatgggatgggatgggatgggatgggatgggatgggatgggatgggatgggatgggatgggatgggatgggatgggatgggatgggatgggatgggatgggatgggatgggatgggatgggatgggatgggatgggatgggatgggatgggatgggatgggatgggatgggatgggatgggatgggatgggatgggatgggatgggatgggatgggatgggatgggatgggatgggatgggatgggatgggatgggatgggatgggatgggatgggatgggatgggaacagggatgtAACAGGGACTGTGATGGGATGGTGAGGATAGGTAGGAGTGAGGATTGGTACTGGTGTGAGGTTGAGATGGGATGACATTGGGATGGAGATGAGATGGGGATTATGATGACAGTGGGGACAAGATGGAATGGAAATGgtgatgggatggggatgaagatGGGGCTATGATTGGGTGTGGGGTCAAGGATGAGGGAAGGAGACAGACCTGGCTCCCCTCCTTCTGCCAAAAGACAGCAGGTGGCGGGTTGCCCTTGCTCTGGCACTGGAAAGTCACGCTCTGGCCAGGGGTGACAGCTTGGTCGTGGGGCCCGGTGACAAGCTGGGGGGGCACTGCAGCAGTGTGGGGAGAGACAAGGGCttgcctgggcactgcagcagcacccaagGGCGCTCCCCAGGGCCCCCCTTACCGTGCACAGTGAGGGTGCCCGATGCCTCCGACCTGCCCACGCTGTTATCAGCCACGCAGGTGTAGGTGCCCTCATCCTCCACCTGCAGCCGGCTGATCCGCAGGGTGTTGTCTGGCAGCACCTCCCACCTGGAGGAACCCACCAGGCTGTGGCACCAGCAGCGTGCTGGGGCATCAGGAGGGCATGGGGTTGGGATGTAATGAGGATGCAGAATGTGATGGGAATGTGGGATGTGATGGGTACAGCAGCAATCTGGGatgcaggaaaacaggagatGCGATGGGGATGTGAAATGTGGTGGAGGTGTGGAGTGTGATGGGGATGTGGGATGCAATGGGAATGTGGGTTGCAGTGAGGATATGGGATGcgattgggatttgggatgtgatAAGAATGTGGGATGCAATGGGGATTTGAGGTGCAAAGGGGGATGTGGGATGTGATGGACATGTGACACAATGGGAACGTGGAATGCAATAAGGATGTGGGATGTGCTGAGGATGGAGGATGTGCCAGGGTTATTGGATGCAATTACTTGATGCCATGAGGATGCCAGGTGCTCCAAGCACGCCAGGCTGGCACACACTGATGCCACCCAGCTGCACCACAGAACTCTGGCTGGCCCTGGTGTCCCTGAGCCACCCCCTCACCCCCTACTCACCTTCCCAGTGGCATTTCACCCTCCTCCTTGCGCCAGCGCGCCGCCGGCTGCGGATCCCCCACCGCCTCGCAGGCAAACTCCGCCGTCCCCTC
Proteins encoded:
- the ROBO3 gene encoding roundabout homolog 3, with amino-acid sequence MLRYLLKTLLQMNLFADSLGAEGSNSSLLLGINRSIAALHLPDLAPGNGSHSQLEDTAPRIVEHPTDVLASKGEPATLSCKAEGRPAPVVEWYKDGERVETDREDPRSHRTLLPGGSLFFLRILHGRRGKPDEGVYVCVARNYLGEATSRNASLEVAVLRDDFRQPPGDVVVAAGEPAVLECVPPRGHPEPSVSWKKNGVRVSDKDERLTIRGGKLMVASTHKSDAGVYVCVATNVVGERDSEPAELVVFERPAFGKRPHNQVVLVEGTAEFACEAVGDPQPAARWRKEEGEMPLGRWEVLPDNTLRISRLQVEDEGTYTCVADNSVGRSEASGTLTVHVPPQLVTGPHDQAVTPGQSVTFQCQSKGNPPPAVFWQKEGSQTLLFPGQPPVPSGRVWVSPSGALTIVNVRPSDAGHYLCQAISVAGSAMARAGLEVTGAPTELHPAVISLLPTNHTVLPGGATVRLPCGAGAHDPPGSVGWLKDGSALVGVQPRASLLENGTLQITGLRVRDSGLYECVATSPAGETRWGISLEVQGDESNLSLPSPAPGLLPGPPSTPVVTNVTKSSVTLSWKGNEDSGATDVTSYIVEAFSQAAGGPWQTVAADVEGETHTVTGLVPDTVYLFLVRAVNAHGLSDPSGASEPVRTRADTNPMQQGLDPEQVQQELARVAVHLKEPVVLPLGTVHLSWTVEHQAPFLQGYRVLYRQRGGRWEEARAVWAPGERGALLTELRRGHDYEVKVRPYFHHLHGPDSAVRALRTPEAAPSAPPRAVSVAGNGTSVRISWQPPPLAEQNGVIRDYRIWCLGNESRFHINQSVEGTVLATVLQGLVPGVPYRAEVAAATSAGVGARSAPVAIHIAPLVERDAAPAGGSSLAEQLAEVARQPAFIAGVGGACWVILAAFAAWLYSRRRRKKELSHFTASFAYTPTGKPVSAAGSQFGLSLPSPPSLSTVSFPAPVRSNPRAAAGTAYPWLVDAWQGGSTASAAGCPPWLVDAWHGGSTASAAGCLGSTERYYNDAGITRYIAQTEQFGAGAGEGPVYSTIEVDSEELCTFPRPFSQYGTSYPGGAKLGQAVKPPAVSWTELLPPPPSASELSQCAQEEEREEEEEDEEEEAARGLGMEVWYPGEDIPCATAASSPTTSSGCRSTATLTPSPRTTEDIPRLRDLDSSLLPRRPPHGVSTPPQAPSPSVTPDPSEGHTSRARCPPGTGEP